TTTTTCTACAATTAATTTGCAGTTACTCAAAAGAGTAATAACTTTGCTCAAAATAAGTTTAAAAATGCAAGCAAAAGATTTACTGCAGTTAGCAGACCAATTTGGAAGTCCATTGTATGTTTACGATGCTGAAAAAATCCAATCTCAGTACAACAGATTAACTAAAGCTTTCTCTAAGGTAGAAAACTTAAGAGTTAATTACGCCATGAAGGCATTGTCTAATGTTGCGATTCTACAGTTATTAAAGAACATGGGGTCTGGATTAGACACTGTATCGATTCAGGAAGTTTTATTAGGACTTCATGCTGGCTATGAACCCGAAAGAATTTTCTTTACACCAAACGGAGTTTCTTTAGAAGAAATTGAAGAAGTTGCCGCAATGGGTGTACAAATCAATATCGACAATTTATCTATTCTGGAGCAATTCGGAACAAAACATCCACATATTCCGGTATGTATTCGTATCAATCCGCACGTAATGGCGGGTGGAAATGCTAATATTTCTGTTGGGCATATCGATAGTAAATTCGGAATCTCTGTTCACCAAATTCCGCATATTTTGCGAATTGTGGAGAACACAAAAATGAGCATTGTGGGTATTCACATGCACACAGGATCTGATATTTTAGATATTGAAGTATTCTTGTATGCAGCTGAAATCCTTTTCGATACAGCGAAACATTTCAAAGATTTACAATTTTTAGATTTCGGAAGTGGATTCAAAGTACCTTACAAAAAAGACGATATCGAAACCGATATTGAAGAATTAGGTAAAAAATTATCTAAAAGATTCAACGCTTTCTGTTCTGAATACGGAAGAGATTTAACGTTGATTTTCGAACCTGGAAAATTCTTGGTGAGCGAAGCAGGTCATTTCTTAGTAAAAGTAAACGTAGTAAAACAAACCACTTCTACCGTATTTGCAGGAATCGATAGTGGTTTCAACCACTTAATCCGTCCAATGTTTTACGGATCTTCACACCATATCGAAAACATTTCGAATCCAAAAGGAAAAGAGCGTTTTTACTCTGTTGTAGGATACATTTGCGAAACCGATACTTTTGCAAACAACCGTAGAATCGCGGAAATTACAGAAGGAGATATTCTAGAGTTCAGAAACGCTGGAGCATACTGTTTCTCAATGTCTTCAAACTACAACTCAAGATACAAACCAGCTGAAGTGCTATGGATGAACGGACAAGGAATCTTGATTCGCCAAGCTGAAACATTTGAAGATTTACTTAAAAATCAAATTCCGTTGCCACAAGAAATTGCTGCTACGGTTTAACAATAGAAAAAAAGAGAATATCACCGAAGTCCCGTTTCTTAATTGAGGCGGGATTTTTTTGTTTTTAGATCCCTTAGATGTTAGACTTTTTAGATTGTTTACTAACTTTTTTATCAGATTGAACGTTCCAAGACTTTAATGAAATCCACATAAAATAACCTTTCTTTTGTGATTCCGAGAAATGAGAAGTTTTACAACAAATTTTACAAAATTATATTATTCTTAAATAATATAAAATATCTCTTTTCTTAGTTAGGTTTTATAAGAAAAAAAATATTAATAAAAATATTATATTTGAAAAAAAAAACTGCACTAAACTAACACAAAACCAACAATTTAAACAATGATTAAAAACCAACCTATAAAAGATTCTGTCGTAAAAGATTCTATCGAAATTGTAAAAGAAATTAAAAAAAGTTCAGATCACTTAACAGAGAATACTGAATTAATTTCTAATCTAATAAAGCTTATAGATGTTTTAAAATGGCCTATATTAATTTTAATAATAGTTTTAATTTTAAAAAAGCAAATCTTAGAATTAATTTCTAAAATAAAAAAAATTGGTCAAGGAGGAATAGCAGTAGAAATTGAACAACAAACTATTGCAATTATATTAGAAAAAAAACCTGTTTCGAATGTGGATAAAGCATTAGGTTTATTTAGAGAAGAAACTATCACCTTTTTTAGGAATGCAGTTTTACAAGAAACTGATATCCAAGCATACAAATCGGATGGAGAAAAAGCTCAACATTTATTAAATTATTCAATTGCTTTATACATAAACAAGCATTTTGATATGTTGTATAAT
This is a stretch of genomic DNA from Flavobacterium endoglycinae. It encodes these proteins:
- the lysA gene encoding diaminopimelate decarboxylase; translation: MQAKDLLQLADQFGSPLYVYDAEKIQSQYNRLTKAFSKVENLRVNYAMKALSNVAILQLLKNMGSGLDTVSIQEVLLGLHAGYEPERIFFTPNGVSLEEIEEVAAMGVQINIDNLSILEQFGTKHPHIPVCIRINPHVMAGGNANISVGHIDSKFGISVHQIPHILRIVENTKMSIVGIHMHTGSDILDIEVFLYAAEILFDTAKHFKDLQFLDFGSGFKVPYKKDDIETDIEELGKKLSKRFNAFCSEYGRDLTLIFEPGKFLVSEAGHFLVKVNVVKQTTSTVFAGIDSGFNHLIRPMFYGSSHHIENISNPKGKERFYSVVGYICETDTFANNRRIAEITEGDILEFRNAGAYCFSMSSNYNSRYKPAEVLWMNGQGILIRQAETFEDLLKNQIPLPQEIAATV